Sequence from the Rutidosis leptorrhynchoides isolate AG116_Rl617_1_P2 chromosome 3, CSIRO_AGI_Rlap_v1, whole genome shotgun sequence genome:
GGAAAGAAGACGTATTATCGTCTCCCTCTGCTATACAATTTAAACGGGCTTTTTGACGCAACATCTCAgctttttctttttctttactAAGCCATTTTACCCTAGCATTTAGCCATTCTTCAAGCTCAGTATCTGTCAACGTGTTCTGCTCAGCTTTTATTTCTAGGTTTTCGACAGTCTTTTTCCAAGTATCTAATTCGACATCTAGATTACTATATTGATGTTTGCTCCATTCCCTGAGAGCCTCTTTGACATTCTTCATTTTGTTACGAAACACACAATCACATCTTGAGCCTTTGATTTCCTTGTTCCAAGCATCGACAATGACCAGTTCAACATCTATACATTCTAGCCATAAATCAAAAATTTTAAATGGCTTTGGACCGAAATCTTCGTTCATGTCTTTGAGGATAATTGGACAATGGTCTGATGTTCTTCTGTCCAAGGAAGTGACAGAAATATCGCCCCACGAATTGAGGAAACTTTCCAAAACGAGAAAACGATCTAGCTTACTAAATTTGGATCCATCGTCACTGATTCTTGTAAACCTTTTCCCAAGGAGTGGGATTTCGATTAGATGTCTGCTATCGATGAAGTTACTGAACATATTGGCCCTTCTCTCTATAAAGACATAGTTTTTTCTTTCATCTTGATTTCTAActattggaaatatgttctcgggttggttacggttcaaccgtgatttgaccgtggtacatatattctgaaggtatgcccatgacattaaataatataaagtccatttatcctattcggtcacacacaaaggccaatcataaattgtttgatacaccttctaatcgggaattaatttattaatcaattgtttttggtttaataaattaaatatattttgagattaattaattaataactaaTTTATTAATCTCTTAAGCATGCCACTGTATTATAGAAAATAAGACATGCttgcattttatttttttatccAATACTTGGACATGAACATGTGTGCACCCACATGTGAAAAGATGAAAGAGAGAGCATGCTTATGTTTTATTAAATACCGATACATGCATTCTCAAAAGCTCCCCCACACCCTCTGCATCTTTTGACTAACTCAAATGACTCACACTCTCTTCCTTTCATTTTTTCCTTAAAAAAAACAATCGGTGGTTTTATAAACAAAAGGGAAGAATAGTATTTGAAAAAAAAGATAGAAAAGACTTTGCAAGTTTTTTTCTTTCGGTGGTCTTTAAAACAAAAGAGAAGAAAAGGTTTTTTGAAAGATAGAAGGTATAGATCAaataaggttggaactttgggtgtctaccgtttagaggagctCTCCTTTGGGTTCTCTACAAGCTAGAATCTTCgagaaaggctacaaaggttgtaatctaacctattcttgttcgtttatttaatttcgtttgctaaaagttttgtacatgggtcctttgtggagtatgattttgtaaattttaaaatgcttccgctcactatgattttggtatcatactccaacaagtggtatccgagccatcttgtacaaatTTTAGCAAACCTTTCTTATGATAATCGTTTTGATGAATGTGTATGCATGATACTTGGAGATGATTATGCATAACGAACATGCAAAACTATTATCATGATTTGtgtttttatgtttcctaaataatatttgaatcttgggttttggcaaaatgttaaatggttaatctcattttaaaagttttttttcaGCTTGAACAGTCTGTCTTTCTTGGGCTGTTTCGAGACTTTAAACTCCATATTTTCGTATGAGGCCAATTGCATTTGAAAgataactgaaagaacttaaatttgaaaaaaaattcatcgaaaacggattagaaatgagtaagatatgaccatttaaagttgatgtatgaatctgccaaaattAATTCCGAAAATTAAAAAAATGTAACTTGCATGTTGattattaaagattcaatgtttaggaaaataaagtacatgaattcttttcatgttttacatgaaatgagaaaattaaaattgttaattttagactttatgcttggttaaagtgaataaatctccaacatgttttgattcacttaatatgtttgtttggatggttttggcatgaaaaccatacttacaaaatatgaagtgggtttacatgcatacataagttatgtaaacaaggattgattattttgtgtgccattaagtgttgtttaaatcaatctTTATCGAAACATGTTTCATAAAAATGGATATTTGGCACTCCATTTGCTTTGTatatgattgttgtatgaaatcggtagtatttgcctcaataagacccttgtgtggatgtttggttgtatgatttaatttattatttattcgggatgaatgtaataatttattaaatggcttgcatgtcgtgtttattatttattcgggatgaatgtaataatttattaaacgacttgcatgtcgtctttctatttatattgtatttgtaatagtataggaaatagaatagtttttttttattttgtaagataatgcaaccaagaatggaatcaagaagacgatgttcacaaggcggcccatccgagcatataatggagatggcggttttagtgggagccaattctcacacaaggttatgtccctagttgaccatgtttttccgtgtgttggctcaccggaaaaacgcataggactcgaggcatactactGATATTtacgtgtcatgattattattgttttattatttgtctatgccatgctagctagaaaatgttttaaaaacaaaaggacaataatcatataaaatggtttggttaaaattagtttaacaaacgcaacacgcaatacataattagcaaatgttttaaaatggtatAAACTACTTTtactaaaagaaaacaaaaacccgttttaaatgtaaactttatgctatccatgagtagtacacacatccgaaccttctacttgttagagttcgcgatacccgagagtcttgggccggactt
This genomic interval carries:
- the LOC139902707 gene encoding uncharacterized protein: MFSNFIDSRHLIEIPLLGKRFTRISDDGSKFSKLDRFLVLESFLNSWGDISVTSLDRRTSDHCPIILKDMNEDFGPKPFKIFDLWLECIDVELVIVDAWNKEIKGSRCDCVFRNKMKNVKEALREWSKHQYSNLDVELDTWKKTVENLEIKAEQNTLTDTELEEWLNARVKWLSKEKEKAEMLRQKARLNCIAEGDDNTSSFHSTIRRKNNSSNIRGLNLNGKWEEKPTVIKEEVHKYFSHIFENKQTTILDFESLNSPHFNTLDPTDVLMLEAPNHESELWNAIKDCEPSKAGLDRMASI